The following coding sequences lie in one Haematobia irritans isolate KBUSLIRL chromosome 3, ASM5000362v1, whole genome shotgun sequence genomic window:
- the Klp3A gene encoding kinesin-like protein 3A isoform X2, with protein MGDLESVRVALRVRPLVPSEIGRGCQVAVEKVDGQHQVVVNNTDAFSFNFVFDYRDTQEHVYNMSVSDMLDKLFGGFNATILAYGQTGSGKTHTMGTAFNGALDADVGVIPRAMHDIFERIKKLSDEYDFNIKCSFMELYQEQLFDLLSSKPRDESIVDMREDRSGIIMVGLTEQQVHSAQETTDCLVRGSSGRAVASTAMNEASSRSHAIFTVTLQATKKDESRAVTTSKFHLVDLAGSERSKKTGATGDRFKEGVKINQGLLALGNVISALGDGKGAGFVRYRDSKLTRLLQDSLGGNSVTLMIACVSPADYNVAETLSTLRYADRARKIKNKPIVNQDPHAAEINRLKGIIQKLRVELLTKGGTMSSSLTTELEGVTPPVLPLMTSSMPNVMPSIEQNKKYKELQDKYRTLQQQWQMTLHDVTEHELRAHMAETAHENLKAKTNEMKNYFHEISTQCKEHSMDEEKLMETVMCINKMVEGLDEELLKTQAEIMDHKNSSSIGDSVNGDMDGENEENEGSLASSSEMHALVQERTEAYTNKQMDINDQLRRINRELSLKEQLQQRMAGNFSKFSTMDEDMEEKFKECEQKIQELEAEKAELMDKLKHVKENASAKLAEERRKRLQALEQEINEMKRKNLQQAKLLKIREKETQKIKNLSFEIQAMKESKVKLIRAMRQESENFRQFKMMREKELMQLRNKDRKMQNEMARKEALHNKQRNVLKRKCEEANAINKRLKDALERQKVAQTQRQKLQSAKDANAASVKIDQVIACVERELEVIISLIDAERTLEQLMDDRGIISSRLGELQNQQPPPEPNSQAALEIAAIQEELDMRNAQISDLQQKVCANDIDKLIQSLADSVQSIAEARAVFKHLLKSLVELRREHAQALEDLRAQLHGADDRCKDAFKTIKQMKLEHEQAITEYEEKIALALTPEQVERLKLQEEQQKKIESLTIELENYKQLRADMNNAQPLPTKKKGKSSAKAKPILEEEEEDFEIISDSEDELDASSSSDPDWSKTPMVRRKRPSVRLDFRTCRVAPEPPSPCPNQTSPIWMTTNNRSPLTPLIQEHLEELQKRLVRVSTSGSPRAAHAVVTAATSVADVIRSIRNVR; from the exons ATGGGTGATTTGGAAAGTGTCCGTGTGGCCCTTAGGGTTCGACCCTTAGTGCCTTCCGAAATAGGCAGGGGTTGTCAAGTGGCTGTTGAAAAAGTCGATGGCCAACACCAAGTTGTGGTCAATAACACCGATGCATTTTCCTTTAATTTTGTATTCGACTACCGTGATACACAGGAGCATGTGTACAACATGTCTGTGTCTGATATGCTTGACAAGTTATTTGGAGGTTTCAATGCCACTATCTTAGCCTACGGCCAGACAGGTTCTGGTAAAACACACACAATGGGAACGGCCTTTAATGGGGCACTAGATGCAGATGTCGGTGTCATACCAAGAGCAATGCACGATATATTCGAACGCATCAAAAAGCTATCCGATGAATATGATTTCAATATTAAATGCTCCTTTATGGAATTGTATCAGGAACAATTGTTCGATTTATTGTCTAGCAAGCCCAGAGATGAAAGCATAGTTGATATGCGTGAAGACCGTAGTGGTATTATAATGGTAGGCCTTACCGAGCAACAAGTGCATTCGGCCCAGGAGACCACTGATTGTTTGGTTCGTGGCTCATCTGGTCGAGCTGTGGCCTCTACAGCAATGAATGAAGCCTCTTCCAGATCTCATGCCATTTTCACAGTGACCTTACAAGCTACCAAGAAAGATGAATC GCGAGCTGTGACCACTTCGAAATTCCATTTGGTAGATCTGGCCGGTTCAGAGCGTTCCAAAAAAACAGGAGCAACTGGCGATCGTTTCAAGGAGGGTGTTAAAATCAATCAaggtcttttggctctaggcaaTGTCATTTCAGCTTTAGGAG ATGGCAAAGGTGCTGGATTCGTacgttatcgtgattcaaaatTAACACGTTTGCTACAAGATTCTCTTGGTGGAAATTCTGTTACTCTTATGATTGCATGTGTATCCCCTGCCGATTATAATGTGGCCGAAACTCTTAGCACTTTACGTTATGCCGATCGTGCTAGAAAAATTAAGAATAAACCAATTGTCAATCAAGATCCTCATGCTGCCGAAATCAATCGTCTCAAGGGCATCATACAAAAACTTCGTGTTGAACTTCTAACTAAAGGTGGTACAATGAGTAGTTCTCTAACCACAGAATTGGAGGGTGTAACACCTCCCGTACTACCTCTGATGACTTCATCTATGCCCAATGTGATgccttctatagaacaaaataaaaagtacAAAGAGTTGCAAGATAAATATCGTACATTGCAACAACAATGGCAGATGACACTGCATGATGTTACCGAACATGAATTGAGAGCTCACATGGCCGAGACTGCCCATGAAAATCTGAAAGCTaagacaaatgaaatgaaaaattatttccatgaaatttctaCACAATGCAAAGAACACTCTATGGATGAGGAAAAACTTATGGAAACTGTAATGtgtattaataaaatggtgGAGGGCTTAGATGAGGAATTACTCAAGACACAAGCTGAAATAATGGATCACAAGAACAGTTCTTCCATTGGGGATTCCGTCAATGGTGATATGGATGGTGAAAATGAAGAAAATGAAGGCTCTTTGGCCTCTTCCTCGGAAATGCACGCTTTGGTTCAGGAGCGCACCGAAGCTTATACCAATAAACAAATGGATATAAATGATCAACTGCGACGTATAAATCGTGAATTAAGCCTGAAGGAACAGTTGCAACAACGCATGGCCggtaattttagtaaattttccacCATGGATGAGGACATGGAAGAGAAGTTCAAAGAATGCGAACAAAAGATCCAGGAACTTGAAGCTGAAAAGGCTGAACTAATGGATAAATTAAAGCATGTCAAAGAGAATGCATCAGCCAAATTGGCCGAAGAGAGGCGCAAGCGTTTACAGGCCTTGGAACAGGAAATTAACGAAATGAAAcgtaaaaatttgcaacaagcTAAACTTTTGAAGATACGCGAAAAAGAAACCCAGAAAATCAAAAATCTCAGCTTTGAAATTCAGGCAATGAAGGAATCTAAAGTAAAATTGATTAGAGCCATGCGTCAAGAGTCAGAGAACTTTAGACAATTCAAAATGATGAGAGAGAAGGAGTTAATGCAATTAAGAAATAAGGATCGTAAAATGCAAAATGAAATGGCCCGCAAAGAGGCTTTGCACAATAAACAGCGTAACGTCTTGAAGCGGAAGTGCGAAGAGGCTAATGCCATTAATAAGAG ACTCAAAGATGCTCTCGAAAGGCAGAAAGTGGCCCAAACACAAAGGCAAAAATTGCAGTCCGCCAAAGACGCTAACGCTGCATCGGTAAAAATTGACCAGGTCATTGCATGCGTTGAGCGCGAACTTGAGGTAATTATATCCCTTATTGATGCTGAACGTACACTTGAACAATTAATGGATGACCGTGGAATAATTAGCAGTCGTTTGGGAGAGTTACAAAACCAACAACCTCCCCCCGAACCCAATTCGCAAGCAGCTTTGGAGATTGCCGCTATTCAGGAGGAACTCGATATGCGAAACGCTCAAATCTCCGACCTCCAGCAGAAAGTGTGCGCTAATGACATCGACAAGCTAATACAATCTCTAGCGGACAGTGTCCAAAGCATAGCTGAAGCTCGGGCCGTGTTCAAGCATTTACTAAAATCGCTGGTCGAATTGAGGCGTGAACACGCCCAAGCATTAGAAGACTTACGTGCCCAACTCCATGGAGCTGACGATAGATGCAAAGATGCCTtcaaaacaataaaacaaatgaaactTGAACACGAGCAAGCCATTACCGAATACGAAGAGAAGATAGCATTGGCTTTAACACCCGAACAAGTAGAACGTTTGAAATTGCAAGAagaacaacaaaagaaaattgaatCTCTCACCATAGAACTTGAAAACTATAAACAATTAAGGGCCGATATGAATAATGCCCAACCTTTACCCACAAAAAAGAAAGGCAAATCATCCGCCAAG GCTAAACCCATTTTAGAAGAAGAGGAGGaagattttgagataatttcagATAGTGAGGATGAATTGGATGCTTCGAGTAGTTCTGATCCTGATTGGTCTAAAACTCCAATGGTTCGTCGTAAGCGGCCAAGT GTACGGCTTGATTTCAGAACATGCCGCGTGGCTCCAGAACCTCCAAGTCCTTGTCCCAATCAGACGTCTCCCATATGGATGACGACCAACAACAGATCTCCTTTGACTCCACTAATTCAGGAACACTTGGAGGAGCTACAAAAACGTCTGGTCAGGGTCAGCACAAGCGGAAGCCCAAGGGCTGCTCATGCCGTGGTGACTGCGGCAACAAGCGTTGCGGATGTAATTCGCTCGATCAGAAATGTTCGGTGA